From the Streptococcus oralis ATCC 35037 genome, one window contains:
- a CDS encoding dihydrofolate reductase, producing the protein MTKKIIAIWAQDEKGVIGKEDRLPWHLPAELQHFKETTLNHAILMGRVTFDGMGRRLLPKRQTLILTRNSEEVIDGALVFQDVESVLAWYQSQEKNLYIIGGKQIFQAFEPYLDEIIVTQIHAQVGGDTYFPEEFDLSRFETVASKSYTRDEKNDYDFTIEYRDRKEV; encoded by the coding sequence ATGACAAAGAAAATCATAGCCATTTGGGCCCAAGATGAAAAAGGTGTGATTGGGAAGGAAGATCGTCTCCCTTGGCATTTGCCAGCAGAGTTGCAACATTTTAAGGAAACGACTTTAAATCATGCTATACTGATGGGACGAGTGACCTTTGATGGTATGGGACGTCGTCTGCTTCCAAAACGGCAAACCCTGATTTTAACGCGCAATAGCGAAGAAGTCATAGATGGGGCGCTCGTATTTCAAGATGTGGAGTCTGTTTTAGCGTGGTATCAGAGTCAGGAAAAAAATCTCTATATCATTGGCGGAAAGCAGATTTTTCAGGCTTTTGAGCCTTATTTAGATGAAATTATCGTGACGCAGATTCATGCTCAGGTGGGGGGAGATACCTATTTCCCTGAGGAGTTTGACTTATCTCGTTTTGAGACGGTTGCAAGCAAATCTTACACCCGAGATGAGAAAAACGACTATGATTTTACCATCGAATACCGAGATAGAAAGGAAGTCTAA
- the cmk gene encoding (d)CMP kinase → MKTIQIAIDGPASSGKSTVAKIVAKDFGYTYLDTGAMYRAATYIALKHQLNAENVDQLLELLNQHPISFGRSETGEQLVFVGDVDITHPIRENEVTNKVSSIAAIPEVREKLVSLQQEIAQQGGIVMDGRDIGTVVLPQAELKIFLVASVEERAERRYKENIAKGIETDLETLKEEIAARDYKDSHRETSPLKQAEDAVYLDTTGLSIQEVVEKIESEAKKYLS, encoded by the coding sequence ATGAAGACAATTCAAATTGCTATCGATGGTCCAGCTTCGAGTGGCAAGAGTACGGTCGCAAAGATTGTCGCTAAGGATTTTGGATATACTTATCTCGATACAGGTGCTATGTACCGTGCTGCGACTTATATAGCGCTCAAGCACCAGTTGAATGCAGAAAATGTAGACCAACTTCTTGAGCTTCTTAACCAACACCCCATTAGTTTTGGACGTTCAGAAACAGGTGAGCAACTTGTTTTTGTAGGAGATGTTGATATTACCCATCCGATTCGTGAAAATGAAGTGACCAACAAGGTTTCAAGCATCGCTGCCATTCCTGAGGTGCGTGAGAAACTGGTTTCGCTCCAGCAAGAGATTGCTCAGCAAGGTGGTATCGTCATGGATGGGCGTGATATCGGGACAGTTGTTTTACCACAAGCTGAACTCAAGATTTTCCTAGTGGCTTCTGTTGAAGAAAGAGCAGAGCGTCGTTACAAGGAGAATATTGCTAAAGGGATTGAGACTGACTTGGAAACGTTGAAAGAAGAGATTGCTGCGCGTGACTACAAGGATAGTCATCGTGAAACCTCACCTCTCAAACAGGCTGAGGATGCAGTTTACCTTGACACAACTGGACTAAGTATCCAAGAAGTGGTCGAAAAAATCGAATCAGAAGCAAAAAAATATTTGTCCTAG
- a CDS encoding SAG1386/EF1546 family surface-associated protein: MEKEPWQEDIYENNEEETRSERRHRKQKGKGVVANRVLTVLASLFFVIVVAMVVVLIYLSTGGSNRTSSLKDFYDASSPSTSSSSKVEESSSSSSKVEETTSSESTPSQSSSEEHTTEGEGTLTVQPGEGEAALAQRAGISIAQLEALNPSHMSSGSWFANPGDVIKTR, from the coding sequence ATGGAAAAGGAACCGTGGCAAGAAGATATTTACGAAAACAATGAGGAAGAAACAAGATCAGAGCGTCGACACCGGAAACAAAAAGGGAAAGGCGTAGTTGCCAATCGTGTCTTGACAGTTCTAGCTAGCCTCTTCTTTGTAATTGTTGTAGCGATGGTAGTTGTATTGATTTACCTATCAACCGGTGGAAGCAATCGTACATCATCTTTGAAGGACTTCTATGATGCATCGTCTCCTTCTACAAGTTCAAGTTCTAAAGTGGAAGAATCATCATCTTCAAGTAGCAAGGTAGAGGAAACAACTTCTTCTGAATCAACACCTTCACAGAGCAGTTCGGAAGAACATACTACAGAGGGTGAAGGAACACTTACAGTACAGCCTGGAGAGGGAGAAGCAGCTCTTGCTCAACGTGCAGGGATTTCCATTGCCCAGCTAGAGGCTCTAAATCCTTCTCACATGTCATCTGGATCTTGGTTTGCCAACCCAGGTGATGTGATTAAGACAAGATAG
- a CDS encoding ferredoxin → MKVTLIPERCIACGLCQTYSELFDYHDNGIVRFYDDPVELQREIAETSDVLEAIKNCPTRALLKDPS, encoded by the coding sequence ATGAAAGTCACACTTATACCCGAACGGTGCATCGCCTGCGGGCTTTGCCAAACCTATTCTGAACTCTTTGATTACCATGATAATGGAATCGTTCGATTTTACGATGATCCAGTTGAATTGCAAAGAGAAATCGCTGAGACCAGCGATGTTCTGGAGGCCATCAAAAATTGTCCTACACGTGCACTTCTAAAAGATCCATCGTAG
- the galE gene encoding UDP-glucose 4-epimerase GalE — protein MQEKILVTGGAGFIGTHTVIELIQAGHQVVVVDNLVNSNRKSLEVVERITGVEIPFYEADIRDTDTLRDIFKQEEPTGVIHFAGLKAVGESTRIPLTYYDNNIAGTVSLLKAMEENNCKNIIFSSSATVYGDPHTVPILEDFPLSVTNPYGRTKLMLEEILTDIYKADSEWNVVLLRYFNPIGAHESGDLGENPNGIPNNLLPYVAQVAVGKLEQVQVFGDDYDTEDGTGVRDYIHVVDLAKGHVAALKKLQKGSGLNIYNLGTGKGYSVLEIIQNMEKAVGRPIPYRIVERRPGDIAACYSDPAKAKAELGWEAELSITQMCEDAWRWQSKHPNGFED, from the coding sequence ATGCAAGAAAAGATTTTGGTAACTGGTGGTGCTGGATTTATCGGAACCCACACTGTTATTGAGTTGATCCAAGCAGGTCATCAAGTGGTTGTGGTGGATAATCTTGTCAATAGCAATCGTAAAAGTTTAGAAGTTGTTGAAAGAATCACAGGAGTTGAGATTCCTTTTTATGAGGCAGATATCCGTGACACAGATACACTCAGAGATATTTTCAAGCAGGAAGAACCGACTGGTGTCATTCACTTTGCGGGTTTGAAGGCTGTTGGTGAATCAACACGTATCCCTCTTACCTACTATGACAACAATATCGCAGGAACTGTCAGCCTTCTAAAAGCCATGGAAGAAAATAACTGTAAGAACATCATCTTCAGTTCTTCGGCGACAGTTTACGGAGATCCTCACACTGTTCCAATCTTAGAAGATTTCCCACTTTCAGTGACCAATCCATACGGTCGTACTAAGCTTATGCTAGAGGAAATTCTGACCGATATCTACAAGGCAGACTCAGAATGGAATGTGGTATTACTTCGTTACTTTAACCCAATCGGAGCGCATGAAAGTGGAGATTTGGGAGAAAATCCAAACGGTATTCCAAACAACCTCTTACCTTATGTGGCACAAGTAGCCGTTGGCAAACTAGAGCAAGTACAAGTTTTTGGAGATGATTACGATACAGAAGATGGAACCGGGGTTCGTGACTATATCCACGTCGTAGACCTAGCCAAAGGTCACGTTGCAGCTTTGAAAAAACTCCAAAAAGGTTCAGGCCTTAACATTTACAACCTTGGAACAGGTAAGGGCTACTCAGTTCTTGAAATTATCCAAAACATGGAAAAAGCGGTGGGACGTCCCATTCCTTACCGCATCGTAGAACGCCGCCCAGGTGATATCGCTGCCTGCTACTCAGACCCTGCAAAAGCCAAAGCTGAACTGGGATGGGAAGCAGAACTCAGCATCACCCAAATGTGTGAAGACGCATGGCGTTGGCAAAGCAAGCATCCAAATGGATTTGAAGACTAA
- a CDS encoding NAD(P)/FAD-dependent oxidoreductase, with protein MKKVAIIGAGIVGATAAYYLSKESDLEVTVFDHGQGQATKAAAGIISPWFSKRRNKAWYKMARLGADFYVDLLADLEKSGQEIDFYQCSGVFLLKKDESKLEELYELALQRREESPLIGQLAILDQTSANELFPGLQGFDRLLYASGGARVDGQLLVTRLLKASQVKLVKEKVTLTPLASGYQIGEEVFDQVILSTGAWLGDILDPLGYEVDVRPQKGQLRDYQLTQDMESYPVVMPEGEWDLIPFAGGKLSLGATHENDMGFDLTVDETLLQQMEDAALPYYPALAEATIRGERVGIRAYTSDFSPFFGQVPELSGVYAASGLGSSGLTTGPIIGYHLAQLVQDKELTLDPVNYPIANYVKRVKSE; from the coding sequence ATGAAAAAAGTTGCCATTATCGGAGCAGGGATTGTGGGGGCAACAGCTGCCTACTACCTCTCGAAAGAAAGCGACCTAGAGGTGACCGTCTTTGACCATGGACAGGGGCAAGCAACCAAGGCTGCAGCAGGAATTATCAGTCCTTGGTTTTCCAAACGCCGCAATAAAGCTTGGTACAAGATGGCGCGCTTGGGGGCTGACTTTTATGTGGATTTGTTGGCTGATTTAGAAAAGTCAGGACAGGAGATCGACTTTTACCAGTGTTCGGGAGTTTTTCTCTTGAAAAAGGATGAATCCAAGTTAGAAGAACTCTATGAACTAGCTCTCCAGCGCAGAGAAGAATCTCCCTTGATAGGTCAGTTAGCCATTCTGGACCAAACGTCTGCGAATGAACTATTCCCTGGTTTGCAGGGATTTGATCGCCTGCTCTATGCTTCTGGTGGGGCGAGAGTAGATGGCCAACTATTAGTGACTCGTTTGCTAAAAGCTAGTCAAGTCAAGCTAGTCAAAGAAAAAGTGACTCTGACACCATTAGCATCAGGTTACCAGATTGGTGAAGAGGTATTTGACCAGGTTATTTTGTCAACGGGAGCTTGGTTGGGAGACATTTTGGATCCTTTAGGATATGAAGTAGATGTTCGTCCCCAAAAGGGACAACTCCGAGATTATCAACTTACCCAAGATATGGAATCCTATCCTGTTGTCATGCCAGAGGGGGAGTGGGATTTGATTCCTTTTGCAGGTGGGAAATTGTCTTTAGGAGCTACCCATGAAAACGACATGGGATTTGACTTGACGGTAGATGAAACCTTGCTCCAACAAATGGAGGATGCAGCCTTGCCATACTACCCAGCCTTGGCTGAAGCTACTATAAGAGGTGAGCGAGTAGGAATCCGAGCCTATACCAGTGATTTCTCCCCATTTTTTGGACAAGTGCCAGAATTGTCAGGTGTCTATGCGGCTAGTGGTCTAGGTTCATCAGGTCTCACAACGGGGCCGATCATCGGTTACCATCTAGCCCAGCTGGTCCAAGACAAGGAGTTGACCTTGGATCCAGTAAACTACCCAATTGCAAACTATGTCAAACGAGTAAAAAGCGAATAA
- a CDS encoding Nif3-like dinuclear metal center hexameric protein yields MLASEVINAYEAFCPQEFSMEGDSRGLQIGTLDKDIQRVMVALDIREETVAEAIEKGVDLIIVKHAPIFRPIKDLVASRPQNQIYIDLIKHDIAVYVSHTNIDIVDNGLNDWFCQMLGIDETTYLQETGPERGIGRIGNVQPQTFGELAKHVKQVFGLDSLRMVHYQESDLKKEISRVAICGGSGQSFYSDALAKGADVFITGDIYYHTAQDMLSDGLLALDPGHYIEILFVEKIAALLTQWKAEKGWTVDILPSQASTNPFHHI; encoded by the coding sequence ATGTTAGCAAGTGAAGTGATTAATGCATATGAAGCCTTTTGCCCTCAGGAATTTTCCATGGAGGGAGACAGTCGTGGCCTGCAAATCGGAACTCTAGACAAGGATATCCAAAGGGTCATGGTTGCTCTCGATATTCGTGAAGAGACGGTGGCAGAGGCCATTGAAAAGGGTGTGGATTTGATTATCGTTAAGCACGCGCCAATTTTCCGTCCCATTAAGGATTTGGTCGCCAGCCGTCCACAAAATCAGATTTACATTGATTTGATTAAGCATGATATCGCAGTTTATGTCAGCCATACCAATATTGACATCGTTGATAATGGGCTAAATGACTGGTTCTGCCAGATGCTAGGAATCGATGAGACGACTTATCTGCAGGAAACAGGTCCAGAACGTGGAATTGGACGTATTGGGAATGTTCAGCCTCAGACATTTGGGGAATTGGCCAAGCATGTCAAGCAAGTCTTTGGTCTTGATAGTCTTCGCATGGTGCATTATCAAGAGAGTGATTTGAAGAAGGAAATTTCAAGAGTTGCCATTTGCGGTGGTAGTGGTCAGTCTTTCTACTCTGATGCTTTGGCAAAAGGGGCGGATGTCTTTATTACTGGTGATATCTACTACCATACTGCCCAAGACATGCTGTCTGATGGCTTGTTGGCGCTGGACCCGGGCCACTATATCGAAATCCTTTTTGTCGAAAAAATTGCAGCACTTCTTACTCAATGGAAGGCAGAAAAGGGCTGGACTGTTGATATCTTGCCTAGTCAGGCATCGACCAATCCTTTCCACCATATCTAG
- a CDS encoding tRNA (adenine(22)-N(1))-methyltransferase has product MISKRLELVASFVTQGAILLDVGSDHAYLPIELVERGQIERAIAGEVVEGPYQSAVKNVEAHGLKKKIQVRLANGLAAFEEVDQVSVITIAGMGGRLIATILEEGLDKLGSVKRLILQPNNREDDLRIWLQDHGFQIVAESILEEAGKFYEILVVEAGQMKLSASDLRFGPFLSKEVSPVFIKKWQKEATKLEFALSQIPEKNLKERQVLVDKIQAIKEVLHVSK; this is encoded by the coding sequence ATGATTTCAAAGAGATTAGAATTGGTGGCGTCCTTTGTGACACAGGGGGCCATTTTACTAGATGTGGGGAGTGACCATGCTTATCTGCCTATCGAGTTGGTCGAGAGAGGCCAAATTGAGCGTGCTATTGCTGGTGAGGTGGTGGAAGGCCCCTACCAGTCTGCGGTCAAGAATGTTGAAGCTCACGGCCTAAAGAAGAAAATCCAAGTCCGTTTAGCCAATGGCTTGGCAGCTTTTGAAGAGGTAGACCAGGTATCGGTTATCACCATCGCCGGTATGGGCGGGCGCTTGATTGCAACGATCCTAGAAGAAGGATTGGACAAGCTTGGCAGTGTGAAACGTTTAATCCTCCAGCCTAATAATCGTGAAGACGACTTGCGCATCTGGCTACAAGACCACGGTTTTCAGATTGTAGCCGAAAGCATTCTAGAAGAAGCTGGCAAATTCTACGAAATTTTGGTGGTGGAAGCGGGACAAATGAAGCTATCAGCCAGTGACCTTCGCTTTGGTCCTTTCTTGTCCAAAGAAGTCAGCCCAGTCTTTATCAAAAAATGGCAAAAAGAAGCTACTAAGCTAGAGTTTGCTCTTAGTCAAATCCCAGAAAAAAATCTGAAGGAACGTCAAGTTCTAGTAGATAAAATTCAAGCCATCAAGGAGGTGCTCCATGTTAGCAAGTGA
- a CDS encoding cation-translocating P-type ATPase — protein sequence MDKNKIMGLTQREVKERQAQGLVNDFTASASTSTWQIIKRNVFTLFNALNFVIALALAFVQAWSNLVFFAVICFNAFSGIVTELRAKHMVDKLNLMTKEKVKTIRDGQEVDLDPEELVLGDVIRLSAGEQIPSDALVLEGFAEVNEAMLTGESDLVQKEVDALLLSGSFLASGAVLAQVHHVGADNYASKLMLEAKTVKPINSRIMKSLDKLAGFTGKIIIPFGLALLLEALMLKGLPLKSSVVNSSTALLGMLPKGIALLTITSLLTAVIKLGLKKVLVQEIYSVETLARVDMLCLDKTGTITQGKMQVEAVIPLTEEYGEHAIASILTSYIAHSEDKNPTAQAIRQRFVGEVAYPMLSNLPFSSDRKWGAMELEGLGTVFLGAPEMLLDSEVPEAREALERGSRVLVLALSQEKLDHHKPQKPSDIQALALLEILDPIREGAAETLDYLRSQEVGLKIISGDNPVTVSSIAQKAGFVDYHSYVDCSKITDEELVAMAEETAIFGRVSPHQKKLIIQTLKKAGHTTAMTGDGVNDILALREADCSIVMAEGDPATRQIANLVLLNSDFNDVPEILFEGRRVVNNIAHIAPIFLIKTIYSFLLAVICIASVLLGRSEWILIFPFIPIQITMIDQFVEGFPPFVLTFERNIKPVEPNFLRRSMLRALPSALMIVFSVLFVKIFGASQGWSELEISTLLYYLLGSIGFLSVFRACMPFTLWRVLLIVWSVGGFLATALFPRIQKLLEISTLTGQTLPVYGAMMLVFTVIFILTSRYQARK from the coding sequence ATGGATAAAAATAAGATTATGGGATTAACCCAAAGAGAAGTCAAGGAAAGACAGGCTCAAGGTTTGGTCAATGACTTTACCGCTTCAGCCAGTACCAGTACTTGGCAAATCATCAAACGAAATGTTTTTACACTTTTTAACGCATTAAACTTTGTTATTGCTTTGGCACTAGCTTTTGTGCAGGCTTGGAGCAATCTGGTCTTCTTTGCCGTTATTTGCTTTAACGCCTTTTCTGGGATTGTGACTGAGCTACGGGCTAAACACATGGTGGACAAGCTCAATCTCATGACTAAGGAAAAGGTCAAAACCATCCGTGATGGTCAAGAAGTCGATCTCGATCCAGAAGAGTTGGTTCTAGGAGATGTCATTCGTTTGTCTGCTGGGGAGCAGATTCCTAGTGATGCTCTGGTTCTGGAAGGATTTGCGGAAGTCAATGAAGCTATGTTGACGGGTGAGAGTGATTTGGTGCAAAAAGAAGTGGATGCCTTGCTTTTATCAGGGAGTTTCCTAGCCAGTGGCGCAGTTTTGGCTCAAGTTCACCATGTCGGGGCAGACAACTATGCTTCCAAACTCATGCTGGAAGCTAAGACAGTGAAACCGATCAACTCCCGTATCATGAAATCGCTAGACAAGCTAGCTGGTTTTACTGGAAAGATTATCATTCCCTTTGGTCTAGCTCTCCTGCTAGAAGCCTTGATGTTAAAGGGCTTGCCCCTCAAGTCATCCGTTGTAAATTCGTCGACAGCCCTTTTGGGAATGTTACCCAAGGGAATTGCCCTTTTGACCATTACTTCGCTCTTGACTGCGGTGATTAAGCTGGGCTTGAAAAAGGTTTTAGTGCAGGAGATATACTCTGTCGAGACCTTGGCGCGCGTGGATATGCTCTGTCTGGACAAGACGGGAACCATCACCCAAGGAAAGATGCAGGTGGAGGCAGTTATTCCTTTGACCGAAGAGTATGGTGAGCATGCGATTGCCAGCATTTTGACCAGCTACATAGCTCACAGTGAGGATAAAAATCCAACAGCCCAGGCTATTCGCCAGCGTTTTGTGGGAGAAGTTGCCTATCCTATGCTTTCGAATCTTCCTTTCTCAAGCGATCGCAAGTGGGGAGCTATGGAGTTAGAAGGGCTAGGTACGGTTTTCTTAGGTGCGCCTGAGATGTTGTTGGACTCTGAAGTCCCAGAAGCTAGAGAGGCCCTAGAGAGAGGGTCGCGTGTCTTGGTCTTGGCACTCAGTCAGGAAAAACTTGATCATCATAAACCACAGAAACCGTCTGACATTCAGGCCCTGGCCTTGCTGGAAATCTTGGACCCCATTCGAGAAGGAGCCGCTGAGACGCTGGACTACCTCCGTTCTCAGGAAGTGGGTCTCAAGATTATCTCTGGCGACAATCCAGTTACGGTTTCCAGCATTGCCCAGAAGGCTGGCTTTGTAGACTATCACAGCTATGTAGATTGCTCAAAAATCACAGATGAGGAATTGGTTGCCATGGCTGAAGAGACAGCTATTTTCGGACGTGTTTCCCCTCATCAAAAGAAACTCATCATCCAAACTCTGAAAAAAGCAGGGCATACAACGGCAATGACAGGGGATGGTGTCAACGATATCCTAGCTCTCCGCGAAGCAGATTGTTCTATCGTTATGGCTGAAGGAGATCCTGCGACTCGTCAGATTGCTAATCTGGTTCTCTTGAACTCTGACTTTAATGATGTTCCTGAGATTCTCTTTGAAGGTCGTCGTGTGGTCAATAACATCGCCCATATTGCACCGATTTTCTTGATAAAGACAATCTATTCCTTCTTGCTCGCTGTCATCTGCATTGCCAGTGTTTTATTAGGACGGTCTGAGTGGATCTTGATTTTCCCTTTCATTCCAATCCAGATTACCATGATTGACCAGTTTGTGGAAGGTTTTCCACCATTCGTTCTTACTTTTGAGAGGAATATCAAGCCTGTCGAACCAAACTTCCTCAGAAGATCCATGCTTCGTGCCCTACCAAGTGCCCTCATGATCGTGTTCAGCGTTCTCTTTGTGAAAATTTTTGGAGCGAGTCAAGGTTGGTCTGAGTTAGAAATCTCAACCCTCCTCTATTATCTCCTTGGGTCTATCGGTTTCTTATCTGTATTTAGAGCCTGCATGCCATTTACCCTCTGGCGTGTCCTCTTGATTGTCTGGTCAGTAGGTGGTTTCCTAGCCACAGCTCTCTTCCCAAGAATCCAGAAACTGCTTGAAATTTCGACACTTACAGGACAAACACTGCCTGTTTATGGGGCCATGATGTTGGTCTTTACCGTGATTTTCATTCTAACCAGTCGTTACCAAGCTAGAAAATAA
- a CDS encoding lysophospholipid acyltransferase family protein, producing the protein MFYTYLRGLVMLILWSINGNAHYHNTDKIPSRDENYILVAPHRTWWDPVYMAFATKPKQFIFMAKKELFNNRIFGWWIRMCGAFPIDREKPSASAIKYPINVLKKSDRSLIMFPSGSRHSNDVKGGVALIAKMAKVRIMPVTYTGPMTLKGLISRERVDMNFGNPIDISDIKKMNDEGIEMVADRIQAEFQRLDEETKQWHNDQKPNPLWWFVRIPALILAVFVGILTIIFSFIASFIWNPDKKRETLG; encoded by the coding sequence ATGTTTTATACTTATTTGCGTGGACTAGTCATGCTGATTTTGTGGTCCATCAATGGCAATGCCCACTATCACAATACTGATAAAATCCCTAGCCGAGACGAAAACTATATCCTCGTCGCACCTCACCGTACCTGGTGGGATCCTGTTTACATGGCCTTTGCGACCAAGCCAAAACAGTTCATCTTTATGGCCAAAAAAGAGCTGTTTAACAACCGTATCTTTGGCTGGTGGATCCGTATGTGCGGCGCCTTTCCTATCGACCGGGAAAAACCTAGTGCCTCTGCCATCAAGTACCCTATCAACGTCCTCAAAAAAAGCGACCGCTCTCTCATCATGTTCCCAAGTGGGAGCCGTCACTCAAATGATGTCAAGGGTGGAGTAGCCTTGATTGCTAAAATGGCTAAGGTTCGTATCATGCCGGTTACCTACACCGGTCCCATGACCTTGAAAGGCTTGATTAGCCGTGAACGTGTGGATATGAACTTTGGAAATCCTATCGATATCTCAGACATTAAGAAAATGAATGATGAAGGGATTGAAATGGTTGCAGACCGTATCCAAGCAGAATTCCAACGTTTGGACGAAGAAACCAAGCAATGGCACAATGATCAAAAACCAAACCCACTCTGGTGGTTTGTCCGCATCCCTGCCCTTATCCTTGCAGTGTTTGTTGGTATCCTAACGATTATCTTTAGCTTTATCGCAAGCTTTATCTGGAATCCAGATAAGAAGAGAGAGACTCTTGGTTAA
- a CDS encoding alpha/beta hydrolase-fold protein: MTLSINNEFDWEGIQVKVSLPSTYDPNQTYPAVLLNDGNLDFLSSLSESVILVGLTSKNRLDDYTPWKASALRDGALDFGGQANAYHDHLFGSLLDKLQSLYRLDKNRLAYGGYSLGGLAAVYSIFHFDKVSCIFSICGSFWYPDFTTYCREEKVKNLDCLLYLQNGQTEGAHHTNRLGQAPAYAEQIHTSLQKRYLTGQFVFDPYGHHEQVAERFLAFSNWLSQKWKIE, encoded by the coding sequence ATGACTTTATCAATAAATAATGAGTTTGACTGGGAAGGGATCCAAGTCAAGGTCAGCCTTCCTTCGACTTATGATCCCAACCAAACCTATCCAGCTGTTCTCTTGAATGATGGAAACTTGGATTTTCTATCTTCCCTTTCAGAATCTGTGATTTTAGTGGGCTTGACCTCTAAAAATCGCCTAGATGACTACACTCCATGGAAGGCATCTGCTCTGAGAGATGGGGCTCTGGATTTTGGGGGTCAGGCAAATGCCTATCATGATCATTTATTTGGTAGTCTTTTAGACAAGCTGCAGTCGCTTTATCGTCTGGACAAAAATCGCCTTGCTTATGGGGGTTACTCACTAGGTGGTTTGGCGGCTGTATACAGTATTTTCCATTTTGATAAGGTCTCCTGTATCTTCTCTATCTGTGGTTCCTTTTGGTACCCTGATTTTACGACTTATTGCAGGGAAGAAAAGGTGAAAAATTTAGATTGTTTGCTGTATTTACAGAATGGCCAAACAGAAGGAGCCCATCATACCAATCGCTTGGGTCAAGCACCAGCCTATGCTGAGCAGATCCATACCAGTCTTCAGAAACGTTATCTGACTGGGCAGTTTGTTTTTGATCCTTATGGGCATCATGAGCAAGTGGCTGAGCGATTTCTAGCCTTTTCCAACTGGTTGTCCCAAAAATGGAAAATCGAATAA
- a CDS encoding ABC transporter substrate-binding protein gives MKKTLSILLVTVATLTMAACGNTTTEKATTQSSTETSQKASTETTYPLTVKTYDVKGNEVEQVFDKAPEKVITNNLSTTEILLELGLKDKIAGMLNPDNAVTDKYKDAIATIPQIGDKKTVSQETVLSYEPDAVMGRNMMFSEKSLGTVSTWNENKIPVYTQKASLSTIQQDLGNIVEDVKNLGMIFNVQDKANEYAAQLQAKIDAVKKANPTSQGEKKKALIMVAYNDETFGAYKSALQESLLNQLGYTNVATGTSGLTLENLVSMDPELIIYVTSDRNKKLDANAVELMKANEVLENVPAIKNQKIMTISYDELMDYGPAVIDSLEKINDFINK, from the coding sequence ATGAAAAAAACACTAAGCATTTTACTCGTAACAGTAGCTACCCTAACCATGGCAGCTTGTGGCAACACTACTACAGAAAAAGCTACCACACAGTCTAGCACAGAAACAAGTCAAAAGGCCAGCACAGAGACGACTTATCCGTTAACGGTTAAAACCTATGATGTTAAGGGAAATGAAGTCGAACAAGTCTTTGACAAGGCACCTGAAAAAGTTATCACCAACAATCTTTCAACAACTGAAATCTTATTGGAGTTAGGCTTGAAGGATAAAATTGCTGGCATGCTCAACCCTGACAATGCTGTAACAGACAAATACAAGGACGCGATTGCGACCATTCCTCAAATCGGTGATAAAAAAACAGTCTCTCAAGAGACAGTCCTTTCTTATGAGCCAGATGCGGTGATGGGTCGAAACATGATGTTTTCAGAAAAATCCTTGGGAACAGTTAGCACTTGGAATGAAAACAAAATCCCAGTCTATACGCAAAAAGCTTCTCTCTCAACGATTCAGCAAGATTTAGGAAATATCGTAGAAGATGTCAAAAATCTTGGAATGATTTTCAATGTTCAGGACAAGGCCAATGAATACGCAGCCCAATTACAAGCTAAAATTGACGCTGTTAAGAAAGCAAATCCAACAAGCCAAGGTGAAAAGAAAAAGGCTTTGATTATGGTTGCTTATAATGACGAAACCTTCGGTGCTTACAAGTCTGCTTTGCAAGAGAGCCTTCTAAATCAACTTGGTTATACCAACGTTGCAACGGGAACATCAGGTTTGACCTTGGAAAATCTCGTGTCAATGGATCCTGAGTTGATTATCTATGTAACCAGCGACCGCAATAAAAAATTGGATGCTAACGCAGTAGAGTTGATGAAGGCAAATGAAGTTTTGGAAAATGTTCCTGCTATTAAGAATCAAAAAATCATGACCATTTCTTACGATGAGTTAATGGACTATGGTCCAGCAGTGATTGATTCCCTTGAGAAAATCAATGACTTTATCAATAAATAA